The genomic region aaaataaaataagaatgtatgcactcactgactgtaagtcgctctggataagagcgtctgtaaaatgtaaatgttaacaatacatttgtggagtggttgaaaaacaagttttaatgactccaacctaagtgtatgtaaacttccaacttaaacaggtttttagaaatatcacatttacataagtattcagaccttttacttagtactttgttgaagcacctttggcagcgattacagcctcgagtcttcttgggtatgacgctacaagcttggcacacctgtatttggggagtttctcccattcccctctgcagatcctctcaagctctgtcaggttggatggggagcgtcgctgcacagctattttcaggtctctctagagatgtttgatcgggttcaagtctgggctctggctgggccaatcaaggacattcagagacttgtcccaaagccactcctgtattatcttggctgtgtgcttagggttgttgtcctgttggaagttgaaccttcaccccagtctgaggtcctgagtgctctggagcaggttttcatcaaggatctctctgtactttgctccgttcatctttgcctcgatcctgactagtctccctgtcccagccgctgaaaaacatccccacagcatgatgctgccaccaccatgcttcactgtagggatggtgccaggtttcctccagatgtgacgcttggcattcaggccaaagagtttaatcttggtttcatcagaccagagaatcttgtttctcatggtctgagagtctttaggtgctttttggcaaactcaaagcaggctgttatatgccttttactgaggagtggcttctgtctggccactctaccataaaggcctgattggtagagtgctgcagagatggttgtccttctggaaggttctcccatcttcacggagtaactctagagctctgtcagagtgaccatcgggttcttggtcacctccctgaccaaggcccttctcccccgattgctcagtttggccgggcggccagctctaggaagagtcttggtggttccaaacttcttgcatttaagaatgatggaagccactgtgttctcggggaccttcaatcctgcagaatttgtttggtacccttcctcagatctgtgcctcgacacaatcctgtcttggagctctacggacaattcttttgacctcatggcttggtttctgctctgacatgcactgtcaactgtgggaccttatatagacaggtgtgtgcctttccaaatcatgtccaatcaatttaatttaccacaggtggactccaatcaagtagtagaaacatctcaaggatgatcaatgtaaacaggatgcacctgagataaatgtcgagtctcatagcaaagggtctgaatacttatgtaaataaggtatttctgttttttatttttaatacatttgcaaaaaaaatctaaaaacctattttcgctttgttattatggggtattgtgtgtagattgctgtggggaaaaagtattgaatccattttagaataagtctgtaacaaaatgtggaaaaagtcaaagggtctgaatactttccgaatgcactgtgtgtgggaGAAAGAGCAAGCAGACAAGGTTTTCATGAACATCTCGAACCCTGCTTCTAAGACCCTACGTTGAGAAATTATGTTTgctccagtttgtgtgtgtgtgtgtgtgtgcatgcgtgtgtgtgtgcgttcatgctTGTGTGTCCATCTATCTTTGGCTGACAGAGGGTATGTTTGGTAGTTTGGCAGAAAGTGGTAGGACCGGCTCACCTGCATAGTTGAAGGATGACTGTGGAATGCCTATCACATGTTCCTGTTCCTTAAGGGAGGTGAGGGATACTGTGGCCCTCCTTTTGACCGAGATTTAACAGTTCTAGAACAAACTAGAGGGGTAGCCCCAATGGGCCTCTAACCTGCAACCCTGAGTGTGTCAGTCCAGCACCTATACCAATACTGTACACCAAGAGGTCCAATCCTATCAGATATACACAAAGACCAAGTGGGACACAGACTAGGGGTTGTTTGTGGACCGGACCTCTCTTACTAACCTGTGTCTGTTCTGCTGTCTGTGGTACTCAGGGAGCCAGTAGAGGAGTCATAGGAACCAGATTACAAACGGACGACTATGTCAAAAGGTGAGTttactgggttactgactgactgactgaggggaTTTCAATATGAtgagtgtgtgatagtgtgtttCCTACCATTGTAAGGTGTGGTAGTAGATCAACTTCATGCCAATGGGATGAGGTGATGGATACCATGTTTATTACAAAATAGTTTCCTCCATTCCATCTGTGTGCTCAATGGGAAGTATGTATCATGAAGGTGTGTTCTTATTCagatggcgtgtgtgtgtgattgttttttatTATGTGcatttgtgcgtgcgtgtgtgtgtgcgtttatgtCTAACGTGTgcactgtgtttgtttgtgtttcagaGGGGGACAGAGCATCAGTGTTCAAGGCCACTAAGGTTCGGACCAAGCTGAAGGGAGATGCCAGCTGGATGCAGAGATGCAGTGAACCCCAGTCTGAAGCAGAGGAGGAGAAACCATGGTGAGACAGACATGATAAaccatggtgagacagacagacaggaaaaaccatggacagacagacagacagacagacagacagacagacagacagacaggaaaaaccatggacagacagacagacagacagacagacagacaggagaaaccacagtgagacagacagacagatgggtaGACAGACAGGATATACTATggtgaggcagacagacagacaggcacagacagacaggagaaaccatggtgagacagacagacaaacagagaaactAAGTCATTAGGATGAAGTTAGTCATATTAGTCTCGTTTACCAGCCAGATCTCTCTACGTGCGGTAGCAATTAACCTGGGGATGAGGTTAGACTCATATGGACCGTATTGaacgtccccctctctctctctctctctctctctctctctatcccccccctctctctctctccctccctccccctctctgagcAGGATGGCAGAAGTTAGAGTGAATCGTCTGAATGGAGCCCCTATAGACACCAGCCCAGTGCAATCCCCCACCTCCaagtcccctccctcccccaccagaCCTGCAGAAGACAGGTAAACACTAACACCTCACCTCAacactacacactgacaccccacctcaacactacacactgacaccccacctcaacactacacactgacaccccacctcaacactacacactgacaccccacctcaacactacacactgacacccCACCTCAACACTACACATTGACACCCCACCTCAACACTACACACTGACACCTCACCTCAacactacacactgacaccccacctcaacactacacactaacaccccacctcaacactacacactgacaccccacctcaacactacacactgacaccccacctcaacactacacactgacaccccacctcaacactacacactgacaccccacctcaacactacacactgacaccccacctcaacactacacactaacacctcaccccacctcaacactacacactgacacctcacctcaacactacacactaacacCTCAGCTCAacactacacactgacaccccacctcaacactacacactgacaccccacctcaacactacacactgacaccccacctcaacactacacactgacaccccacctcaacactacacactgacacccCACCTCAACACTACACACTGACAAATAACCCCCACCTCAacactacacactgacaccccacctcaacactacacactgacaccccacctcaacactacacactgacacccCACCTCAACACTACACACTGACACCTCACCTCAACACTACACACGGACACCCCACCTcaacactacacactaacacctcacctcacctcaacactacacactgacaccccacctcaacactacacactgacaccccacctcaacactacacactgacacccCACCTCAACACTACACACTGACACCTCACCAGCACACACTGACACCCCACCTCAacactacacactgacacccCACCTCAACACTACATACTGACACCTCACCTCAACACTACACACTGACACCTCACCTCAACACTACACACTGACACCTCACCTCAacactacacactgacaccccacctcaacactacacactacacctcacctcacctcaacactacacactgacaccccacctcaacactacacactgacacccccacctcaacactacacactgacacctcacctcaacactacacactgacacccctcacctcaacactacacactgacacctcacctcaacactacacactgacacctctacactacacactgacaccccacctcaacactacatactgacaccccacctcaacactacacattgacacctcacctcacctcaacaCTATACACTGACACCTCACCTCAACACTATACACTGACACCTCAGCTCAACACTACACACTGACACCTCACCTCAACACTACATACTGACACCCTACCTCAACACTACACACTGACACCTCAacactacacactgacaccccatctcaacactacacactgacacctctcctcaacactacacactgacacctcacctcaacactacacactgacacctctcctcaacactacacactgacaccccacctcaacactacacactgacacctcaacactacacactgacacctcacctcaacactacacactgacactccaCCTCAACACTACACACGGACACCCCTCCTCAacactacacactgacaccccacctcaacactacacactgacaccccacctcaacactacacactgacacccCACCTCAACACTACACACTGACACCTCACCTCAACACTACACACTGACACCTCACCTCAACACTACATACTGACACCTCAACACtaacacctcacctcacctcaacactacacactgacaccccacctcaacactacacactgacaccccacctcaacactacacactgacacccCACCTCAAAACACAAACAACAAAACATGTTCTTCATCATAAACTGACCATAAACTTTTCTTTCCTAAATCTAGAGCACCATCTGCAGGATACCTTATCAGGTAAAACAGACCTCCACCATTGCATCACTTGGTCAACAGCTTATTCAATGTATTACATTCATTAATTATGAATAATCTAAAAGGTGAATAatcttatttattttttcagAGGGATTTTCACCAAGACAGACACCAAGTCTGCTGCCATCTCATCTACATCCAATGGCTTCAGGTAAATAAAGTAATGTCAGAGCTCTACTGGCAGCAGTGATGTCAGAGATCTACTGGCAGCAGTGATGTCAGAGATCTACTGGCAGCAGTGATGTCAGAGATCTACTGGCAGCAGTAATGTCAGAGCTCAACTGGCAGCAGTAATGTCAGAGCTCAACTGGCAGCAGTGATGTCAGAGATTCTACTGGCAGCAGTGATGTCAGAGATCTACTGGCAGCAGTGATGTCAGAGATCTACTGGCAGCAGGGACTCTATTAAATAGAGTAGAGTCTATTCTGTGTACTCAGTCTGTCATTTAGACAGCCAATGCCCTGTTAGATGGCTTGATTACATGGTGTCCCTCTATTTGCAGTGGGTCACCATCCAGCTTCACCAAGAGGCCTTCAGAGAGCTACAAGAGAATGTGAGTAAACCTTATGCAATTCTTATGAGTAAACTCAGTGAACGTGTTTGAGTGTATGACACTGTGTGTGGTAAAGGATTATCAGAGATAACTGTAGTGACTTCAGGGGATGTGTTTGATAAGTGCTGTGTGTGGTAAAGGATTATCAGAGATAACTGTAGTGACTTCAGGGGATGTGTTTGATAAATACTGTGTGTGGTAAAGGATTATCAGAGATAACTGTAGTGACTTAAGGGGATGTGTTTGATAAGTACTGTGTGTGGTAAAGGATTATCAGAGATAACTGTAGTGACTTCAGGGGATGTGTTTGATAAGTTCTGTGTGTGGTAAAGGATTATCAGAGATAACTGTAGTGACTTAAGGGGATGTGTTTGATAAGTAATGTGTGTGGTAAAGGATTATCAGAGATAACTGTAGTGACTTAAGGGGATGTGTTTGATAAGTGCTGTGTGTGGTAAATGATTATCAGAGATAACTGTAGTGACTTAAGGGGATGTGTTTGATAAGTGCTGTGTGTGGTAAATGATTATCAGAGATAACTGTAGTGACTTAAGGGGATGTGTTTGATAAGTGCTGTGTGTGGTAAAGGATTATCAGAGATAACTGTAGTGACTTCAGGGGATGTGTTTGATAAGTACTGTGTGTGGTAAAGGATTATCAGAGATAACTGTAGTGACTTAAGGGGATGTGTTTGATAAGTACTGTGTGTGGTAAAGGATTATCAGAGATAACTGTAGTGACTTCAGGGGATGTGTTTGATAAGTGCTGTGTGTGGTAAAGGATTATCAGAGATAACTGTAGTGACTTAAGGGGATGTGTTTGATAAGTGCTGTGTGTGGTAAAGGATTATCAGAGATAACTGTAGTGACTTCAGGGGATGTGTTTGATAagtactgtgtatgtgtgtcgttCCTTCCAGAGCTCCTCACACAGTGCGTCGCACCTCAAACCTCCCAGTTCAAACTGAGGACCAGCTTTCCCCAAAGGAGAAGGAGAAACGGTGCGAGACATGCATTCAATTCCCTTTATAgagctctacttttgaccagggccctgtatagggattagggtgccatttcagatgcagaaaCTCTTATTTTACCTCACAAAATAGACGTCACGTCAAGGAAAAACAAGTCTaatctctttctcccccccacctctctctctctctctctctctctctctctctctctctctctctctctctctctctctctctctctctctctctctctctctctctctttctctctttcctccctgtctccctctttctctctccatctgtccatcAGGGAGGAAGCAGCCATGAACGTGCTCAGGACCTCTTCAGTCCGACAACGCTCCTACGTCCTCTCAGCCGCCAACAAATATGAGTATGTAATTGGTTaaatacccctctctctctctctctctctctctctctctctctctctctctctcttctctctctcgctctctgtctctctctctccccctctctccatctctctattcctctgttTGTGTCTTATCTCCTGTTCTCCTGACAGTTCTACAGAGAAACCACCAGAAACCTCCCCGACCACAGATGTTCCATATTTTGTGGCTAAAAGGTAACTGATGCCTCTCAAAGGACCGTCCTGTCCTGTTTTGTCCCTCATGGAAAATGATGACGTTGTCTGAAATAAAATGAAATGTTGTTTCTTGTGTGTCTAAAGGGTGGTGATCACAGACAATGATGACTCTGTCTTCACTGAGACTCTCTCTGTCCCCGAAGAACCAGCTGCACCATCTGTGAAAGACGTCCCTCCTGTATGTGTGAAAGATGTCTCTCCTGTATGTGTGAAAGATGTCTCTCCTGTATCTGTGAAAGATGTCTCTCCTGTATGTGTGAAAGATGTCTCTCCTGTATCTGTGAAAGATGTCTCTCCTGTATCTGTGAAAGATGTCTCTCCTGTATCTGTGAAAGATGTCTCTCCTGTATCTGTGAAAGATGTCGCTCCTGTATCTGTGAAAGATGTCTCTCCTGTATCTGTGAAAGATGTCTCTCCTGTATCTGTGAAAGATGTCTCTCCTGTATCGGTGAAAGATGTCTCTCCTGTATCTGTGAAAGATGTCTCTCCTGTATCTGTGAAAGATGTCTCTCCTGTATCTGTGAAAGATGTCTCTCCTGTATGTGTGAAAGATGTCTCTCCTGTATCTGTGAAAGATGTCTCTCCTGTATCTGTGAAAGATGTCTCTCCTGTATCTGTGAAAGATGTCTCTCCTGTATCTGTGAAAGATGTCGCTCCTGTATCTGTGAAAGCTGCCTCTCCTGTATGTGTGAAAGATGCCCCTGCTGTATCTGTGAAAGATGTCTCTCCTGTATCTGTGAAAGATGTCTCTCCTGTATCTGTGAAAGATGTCTCTCCTGTATCTGTGAAAGATGTCTCTCCTGTATCTGTGAAAGATGTCGCTCCTGTATCTGTGAAAGATATCTCTCCTGTATCTGTGAAAGATGTCTCTCCTGTATCTGTGAAAGATGTCTCTCCTGTATCTGTGAAAGATGTCGCTCCTGTATCTGTGAAAGATGTCGCTCCTGTATCTGTGAAAGATGTCTCTCCTGTATCTGTGAAAGATGTCTCTCCTGTATCTGTGAAAGATGTCGCTCCTGTATATGTGAAAGATGTCTCTCCTGTATCTGTGAAAGCTGCCTCTCCTGTATCTGTGAAAGCTGCCTCTCCTGTATCTGTGAAAGATGTCGCTCCTGTATCTGTGAAAGATGTCGCTCCTGTATCTGTGAAAGATGTCGCTCCTGTATCTGTGAAAGATGTCTCTCCTGTATCTGTGAAAGATGTCTCTCCTGTATCTGTGAAAGATGTCTCTCCTGTATCTGTGAAAGATGTCTCTCCTGTATCTGTGAAAGATGTCGCTCCTGTATCTGTGAAAGATGTCTCTCCTGTATCTGTGAAAGATGTCTCTCCTGTATCTGTGAAAGCTGCCTCTCCTGTATCTGTGAAAGATGTCGCTCCTGTATCTGTGAAAGATGTCGCTCCTGTATCTGTGAAAGATGTCTCTCCTGTATCTGTGAAAGATGTCTCTCCTGTATCTGTGAAAGATGTCTCTCCTGTATCTGTGAAAGATGTCTCTCCTGTATCTGTGAAAGCTGCCTCTCCTGTATCTGTGAAAGATGTCGCTCCTGTGAAAGATGTCTCTCCTGTATCTGTGAAAGATGTCTCTCCTGTATCTGTGAAAGATGTCTCTCCTGTATCTGTGAAAGATGTCTCTCCTGTATCTGTGAAAGATGTCTCTCCTGTATCTGTGAAAGATGTCTCTCCTGTAACTGTGAAATATGTCTCTCCTGTGTCTGTGACAGATGTCTCTCCTGTATCTGTGAAAGATGTCTCTCCTGTGTCTGTGAAAGATGTCTCTCCTGTATCTGTGAAAGATGTCTCTCCTGTATCTGTGAAAGATGTCTCTCCTGTGTCTGTGAAAGATGTCTCTCCTGTGTCTGTGAAAGATGTCTCTCCTGTGTCTGTGAAAGATGTCTCTCCTGTGTCTGTGAAAGATGTCTCTCCTGTGTCTGTGAAAGATGTCTCTCCTGTGTCTGTGAAAGATGTCTCTCCTGTATCTGTGAAAGATGTCTCTCCTGTAGCTGTGAAAGATGTCTCTACTGTATCTGTGAAAGacgtctctcctgtgtgtgtgaaggacgtctctcctgtgtgtgtgaaggacgtctctcctgtgtgtgtgaaggacgtctctcctgtgtgtgtgaaggacgtctctcctgtgtgtgtgaaaGACGTCCCTTCTGTATGTGTGAAAGATGTCCCTCCTGTATTTGTGGAGGACATCCATGTATGTGTGAAAGACGTCCTCCTTCCAACCCCTGTCATAGTTGACACCTCATCAGTGATTGACCCTTATGAGGGCATGAAGCCAGGGCATACCAAAGTGgccactgagctgtccccagagaGTAGTGTCCTGTTGAAAGTAGTCCCCCCAGTGGCCCCTGTATTAGTGTCCCCTGTACCATACAAACCAGTGAAGACGGATCCTGCCCCAGTGGACACACTAACCGCCCTGTCGGACACGCTCATCTCCTTCGACACAGGTTCATCCAGGTACAGTATTGATTCATTAATGTATCTATGCATTTGAATAAGTATAGATAGAAACATTTTGACGTATTAACTAAACAATTATCAGATATGTTGCACCAcagtgtgtgtagtgttgagACCAGACCATTTTATTTACATTATGGGTAGTGCTCTGGGTGAGACTATTAAAGTTGGTCCACCCCATTGTCTTTAGAGAACCTCCAGGAGTcagttctacagtttgaaccctagATAGTTAGTTGGTCCATCCCACTGTCTTTAGAGAACCTCCAAGAGTCAGTTGTAAAGTTTGAATCCTAGATAGCTGTAGTCCAATAACACAAAGTATATCTCCTGTCCCCCATAGCTCCAGAGTCCCTGACCCAGTATGCACCGAGACAGCAGAGCCTGCAGAGCCAGAGGACAGGTAGGAAACCACAGAGAGACACTTCCTCATTCATGTCATAGTGGGTGATATGAAACCGGTTACAGCGGGTTACAAACGGGGTGTATTAATTAGGGCACACCGTACCAAACCGttacaaaatgttttgcaattgaAAATGTTTTGCAAAGAAAACTAGTGTTTTTTTTATTGGACACGTTCaggttagtccctccctgtttcgtcCGGTTGCTTACGTTTGGtttctagtgaatacacccctggtgtcAGCTGTCATTGTGTACTTCTgcactgagtgaacaaaacatttggaacaccttcctaatattgagttgcacccctctcagaacagcctcaattcgtcggggcatggactctacaaggtgtcgaaagcgttccacaaggatgctggcccatgttgactccaatgcttcccacagttgtgtcaagttggctggatgtcctttgggcggtcgaccattcttgatacacatgggaaactgttaagcgtgaaaaacccagcagcgttgcagttcttgacacaaaccggtggaacctggcacctactaccataccctgttcaaaggcacttacatattttgtcttgccaattcaccctctgaatggcacacatacacaatccatgtctcaacacTTAAAAATAATTCtttaacctgcctcctccccttcatctgcactgatttaGAGTGGATTTAGCAAGTGAAATCAAtgagagatcatagctttcacctggattcacctggtcagtttatgtcatggaaagagcaggtgttcttaatgttttgtatactcagtgtatattaaaaCACCATTCTGCTGGCGAAGTACCTTAATAAGAGCCAAAAGAGGAAGTGATCAGTCAACTATTGACACACAATTAAATGTGGTCTTACACAGGtgttgtgaagtgtgtgtgtgatggctaGCCAGCTGCTGCTATTATAGTCTGTTAGCTGCTGCTATAATAGTATGTTAGCTGCTGCTATAATAGTCTGTTAGCTGCTGCTATAATAGTCTGTTAGCTGCTGCTATAATCGTCTGTTAGCTGCTGCTATAATAGTCTGTTAGCTGCTGCTATAATAGTCTGTTAGCTGCTGCTATAATAGTCTGTTAGCTGCTGCTATAATAGTCTGTTAGCTGCTGCTATAATAGTCTGTTAGCTGCTGCTATAATAGTCTGTTAGCTGCTGCTATAATAGTCTGTTAGCTGCTGCTATAATAGTCTGTTAGCTGCTGCTATAATAGTCTGTTAGCTGCTGCTATAATAGTCTGTTAGCTGCTGCTATAATAGTCTGTTAGCTGCTGCTATAATAGTCTGTTAGCTGCTGCTATAATAGTATGTTAGCTGCTGCTATAATAGTCTGTTAGCTGCTGCTATAATAGTCTGTTAGCTGCTGCTATAATAGTCTGTTAGCTGCTGCTATAATAGTCTGTTAGCTGCTGCTATAATAGTCTGTTAGCTGCTGCTATAATAGTCTGTTAGCTGCTGCTATAATAGTCTGTTAGCTGCTGCTATAATAGTCTGTTAGCTGCTGCTATAATAGTCTGTTAGCTGCTGCTATAATAGTCTGTTAGCTGCTGCTATAATAGTCTGTTAGCTGCTGCTATAATAGTCTGTTAGCTGCTGCTATAATAGTCTGTTAGCTGCTGCTATAATAGTCTGTTAGCTGCTGCTATAATAGTCTGTTAGCTGCTGCTATTATAGTCTGTTAGCTGCTGCTATAATAGTCTGTTAGCTGCTGCTATAATAGTCTGTTAGCTGCTGCTATAATAGTCTGTTAGCTGCTGCTATAATAGTCTGTTAGCTGCTGCTATAATAGTCTGTTAGCTGCTGCTATAATAGTCTGTTAGCTGCTGCTATAATAGTCTGTTAGCTGCTGCTATAATAGTCTGTTAGCTGCTGCTATAATAGTCTGTTAGCTGCTGCTATAATAGTCTGTTAGCTGCTGCTATAATAGTCTGTTAGCTGCTGCTATAATAGTCTGTTAGCTGCTGCTATAATAGTCTGTTAGCTGCTGCTATAATAGTCTGTTAGCTGCTGCTATAATAGTCTGTTAGCTGCTGCTATAATAGTCTGTTAGCTGCTGCTATAATAGTCTGT from Coregonus clupeaformis isolate EN_2021a chromosome 3, ASM2061545v1, whole genome shotgun sequence harbors:
- the LOC121537997 gene encoding extracellular matrix protein A-like; amino-acid sequence: MSKEGDRASVFKATKVRTKLKGDASWMQRCSEPQSEAEEEKPWMAEVRVNRLNGAPIDTSPVQSPTSKSPPSPTRPAEDRAPSAGYLIRGIFTKTDTKSAAISSTSNGFSGSPSSFTKRPSESYKRIAPHTVRRTSNLPVQTEDQLSPKEKEKREEAAMNVLRTSSVRQRSYVLSAANKYDSTEKPPETSPTTDVPYFVAKRVVITDNDDSVFTETLSVPEEPAAPSVKDVPPVCVKDVSPVCVKDVSPVSVKDVSPVCVKDVSPVSVKDVSPVSVKDVSPVSVKDVSPVSVKDVAPVSVKDVSPVSVKDVSPVSVKDVSPVSVKDVSPVSVKDVSPVSVKDVSPVSVKDVSPVCVKDVSPVSVKDVSPVSVKDVSPVSVKDVSPVSVKDVAPVSVKAASPVCVKDAPAVSVKDVSPVSVKDVSPVSVKDVSPVSVKDVSPVSVKDVAPVSVKDISPVSVKDVSPVSVKDVSPVSVKDVAPVSVKDVAPVSVKDVSPVSVKDVSPVSVKDVAPVYVKDVSPVSVKAASPVSVKAASPVSVKDVAPVSVKDVAPVSVKDVAPVSVKDVSPVSVKDVSPVSVKDVSPVSVKDVSPVSVKDVAPVSVKDVSPVSVKDVSPVSVKAASPVSVKDVAPVSVKDVAPVSVKDVSPVSVKDVSPVSVKDVSPVSVKDVSPVSVKAASPVSVKDVAPVKDVSPVSVKDVSPVSVKDVSPVSVKDVSPVSVKDVSPVSVKDVSPVTVKYVSPVSVTDVSPVSVKDVSPVSVKDVSPVSVKDVSPVSVKDVSPVSVKDVSPVSVKDVSPVSL